One window of the Archangium primigenium genome contains the following:
- a CDS encoding FAD-dependent monooxygenase produces MSRTVLITGASIAGPTLAWWLHRFGMTVTVLERAPAFRDSGQNIDVRGAGREVLRRMGLERTAMEAGTGELGIAFVDSDNHVEARFDQETFGSNGPTAELEILRGDLARILYEHSRGGAEYLFGDTIEALDDQADGITVTFKKGGPRRFDLVIAAEGIGSSTRRLVFGEAAQRRPLDLYMGYFTIPKGENDSALARWYNAPGGRSVFLRPDKRGHTHAVLTLQQAPCGYEKLSPDEQKRMLAERFADAGWETPRVLEGLARADDFYFEMIGQVRLDHWSKGRTVLVGDAAYAPSPISGMGTSLGLVGAYVLAGELSRHDDHAEAFAAYERILRPYVDQGQDVPSLGPRIAQPRTRFGIALQRGVLNLATKPGIRDLLGKLMAPPADKIDLPDYGHAAHAAPHA; encoded by the coding sequence ATGTCACGCACCGTGCTCATCACTGGCGCCAGTATCGCGGGTCCCACCCTTGCCTGGTGGCTGCACCGCTTCGGAATGACCGTCACCGTCCTGGAGCGGGCCCCCGCCTTCCGGGACAGTGGCCAGAATATCGACGTGCGCGGCGCGGGCCGCGAGGTGCTCCGGCGCATGGGGCTCGAGCGCACGGCGATGGAGGCCGGCACGGGCGAGCTGGGCATCGCCTTCGTTGACTCGGACAACCATGTCGAGGCGCGGTTCGATCAAGAGACGTTCGGGAGCAATGGCCCGACCGCCGAGCTGGAGATCCTCCGGGGGGACCTGGCGCGCATCCTCTATGAGCACAGCCGCGGCGGCGCGGAGTACCTCTTCGGCGACACCATCGAGGCGCTGGACGACCAGGCGGACGGAATCACCGTCACCTTCAAGAAGGGCGGCCCGCGCCGCTTCGATCTCGTCATCGCCGCCGAGGGGATTGGCTCCTCCACGCGCCGGCTCGTGTTCGGAGAGGCCGCCCAGCGACGGCCGCTCGATCTCTACATGGGCTACTTCACCATCCCCAAGGGCGAGAACGACAGCGCGCTGGCGCGTTGGTACAACGCCCCGGGCGGACGCAGCGTGTTCCTCCGTCCGGACAAGCGGGGCCACACGCACGCCGTGCTCACCCTGCAGCAGGCGCCCTGCGGCTACGAGAAGCTGTCACCCGACGAGCAGAAGCGGATGCTGGCGGAGCGCTTCGCGGATGCAGGCTGGGAGACGCCCCGCGTGCTGGAAGGGCTCGCCCGGGCCGACGACTTCTACTTCGAGATGATCGGCCAGGTGCGGCTCGACCACTGGTCCAAGGGCCGCACCGTGCTCGTGGGCGACGCGGCCTACGCCCCCTCCCCCATCAGCGGCATGGGCACGAGCCTGGGCCTGGTCGGCGCCTACGTGCTGGCGGGCGAGCTGTCGCGTCACGACGACCATGCCGAGGCCTTCGCCGCCTACGAGCGCATCCTGCGGCCCTACGTCGACCAGGGACAGGACGTGCCGAGCCTGGGCCCGCGCATCGCCCAGCCCCGGACGCGCTTCGGCATCGCGCTGCAGCGTGGGGTCCTCAACCTCGCGACGAAGCCCGGCATCCGCGACCTCCTCGGCAAGCTGATGGCGCCGCCCGCGGACAAGATCGACCTGCCCGACTACGGCCACGCGGCGCACGCGGCGCCCCATGCTTGA
- a CDS encoding nitrilase-related carbon-nitrogen hydrolase — protein MSSHSEEGARRPPALVPWLALGAGAGLLMGLNTEWAVLPGWWMGALFLFFSRQTRPGVGFVGLLVANTAAAGVANLGVFPGSVESAFGMALGGAVVVAGVYLADRLLVGPRGSFVGTLFLPAAMTGVEFFSSQGNPFGTWGVLAYTQARVPVLVQLVSVTGLWGLTFLLVWFATVANWAFEHRAAGRRVLPGVAVYAGVLGAVLGFGVLRLAMAGSVGAPVRVAGITVAGELARGREAGLARLMSGERFDAEAWRAFAEASRPVNEELLRLSRREAERGAKLLLWSEGNAVVLAEQLEALVARGGALARERGVWLGLSVASFTPSAERMLRNELILVGPDGAVAWRYVKSRPVPGWEAEHSEPGSAEPAVGPVPGVGVVGGAICFDGDFPEVFASASERGLELLLLPSSDWKGISPLHTRQAVFRAVERGFSLVRQVNQGLSVAVDGYGRVYGERDHFTAEERVLRAELPVGRVPTLYARIGDAVGLLSGLFALGWGLLAAIRGLVARRRRAVQAARVQYG, from the coding sequence ATGAGCAGTCATTCGGAGGAAGGCGCGCGGCGTCCGCCCGCGCTCGTGCCGTGGCTCGCCCTGGGGGCGGGGGCCGGGCTGTTGATGGGGCTGAACACGGAGTGGGCCGTGCTGCCCGGCTGGTGGATGGGCGCCCTGTTCCTCTTCTTCTCCCGGCAGACGCGTCCCGGAGTGGGGTTCGTGGGGCTCCTGGTGGCGAACACCGCCGCCGCCGGCGTGGCGAACCTCGGGGTGTTCCCGGGCTCCGTGGAGAGTGCCTTCGGCATGGCGCTGGGGGGCGCGGTCGTCGTCGCGGGGGTGTACCTGGCGGACCGGCTCCTCGTGGGGCCGCGGGGCTCCTTCGTGGGGACGCTCTTCCTGCCAGCGGCGATGACGGGGGTGGAGTTCTTCAGCAGCCAGGGCAACCCGTTCGGCACCTGGGGCGTGCTGGCCTACACCCAGGCCCGGGTGCCGGTGCTGGTGCAGCTCGTGTCGGTGACGGGACTGTGGGGCCTGACGTTCCTCTTGGTGTGGTTCGCCACCGTGGCCAACTGGGCCTTCGAGCACCGGGCGGCGGGGCGCCGTGTCCTGCCCGGGGTGGCGGTGTACGCGGGGGTGTTGGGGGCCGTCCTCGGCTTCGGCGTGCTGCGGCTCGCGATGGCCGGGAGCGTGGGCGCGCCCGTCCGGGTGGCGGGCATCACCGTGGCGGGGGAGCTGGCCAGGGGCCGCGAGGCGGGACTGGCCCGGCTCATGTCGGGTGAGCGCTTCGACGCGGAAGCCTGGCGCGCCTTCGCCGAGGCCTCGCGCCCGGTGAACGAGGAGCTGCTGCGCCTGTCACGGCGGGAGGCCGAGCGGGGGGCGAAGCTGCTCCTGTGGTCCGAGGGCAACGCGGTGGTGCTGGCCGAGCAACTGGAGGCGCTCGTCGCGCGGGGCGGCGCGCTGGCGCGCGAGCGGGGCGTGTGGCTCGGCCTGTCGGTGGCGAGCTTCACGCCGTCGGCGGAGCGGATGCTGCGCAACGAGCTCATTCTGGTAGGGCCAGACGGCGCGGTGGCGTGGCGCTACGTGAAGTCCCGGCCGGTGCCGGGATGGGAGGCGGAGCACTCCGAGCCGGGCAGCGCGGAGCCGGCGGTGGGCCCGGTCCCCGGTGTGGGCGTGGTGGGCGGCGCCATCTGCTTCGATGGAGACTTCCCGGAGGTGTTCGCCAGCGCGTCGGAGCGAGGGCTCGAGCTGCTGCTGCTGCCGTCGAGCGACTGGAAGGGCATCAGCCCGCTGCACACGCGGCAGGCGGTGTTCCGCGCGGTGGAGCGGGGCTTCAGCCTGGTGCGGCAGGTCAACCAGGGGCTCTCGGTGGCGGTGGACGGCTACGGGCGCGTGTATGGCGAGCGGGACCACTTCACGGCCGAGGAGCGGGTGCTGCGCGCGGAATTGCCAGTCGGTCGGGTGCCCACGCTCTACGCGCGCATCGGGGACGCGGTGGGGCTGCTCTCCGGACTGTTCGCGCTGGGATGGGGGCTGCTGGCCGCCATCCGCGGGCTCGTCGCGCGGCGGCGCCGCGCCGTCCAGGCCGCCCGCGTTCAGTACGGGTAG
- a CDS encoding ArsR/SmtB family transcription factor, translating into MQSAAEAENKIFQALADPSRRAIFESLTRGEAAVKDLTARFAISQPAVSQHLAALKEAGMVSSRREGRRVFYRVEPRGMKPLMDWISHYRAFWTERVDRLEQLLDKMDQ; encoded by the coding sequence ATGCAGAGCGCGGCCGAGGCCGAGAACAAGATCTTCCAGGCATTGGCGGACCCCAGCCGGCGCGCGATCTTCGAGTCGCTCACCCGGGGCGAAGCGGCGGTGAAGGATCTCACCGCGCGCTTCGCCATCTCTCAGCCCGCGGTGTCCCAGCACCTGGCCGCGCTGAAGGAGGCCGGCATGGTGAGCAGCCGGCGCGAGGGCCGCCGGGTGTTCTACCGGGTGGAGCCGCGCGGGATGAAACCACTCATGGATTGGATCTCGCACTACCGCGCCTTCTGGACGGAGCGCGTCGATCGCCTCGAGCAGCTGCTGGACAAGATGGACCAATGA
- a CDS encoding amidohydrolase family protein: MCQKLCGNQSTHEGEPVKAEPSRRDFLSAGASVLGAAAISTAATPARASSAQGEQTPPPETGAPSRRYLLRGGAVLSMDPQVGNFAQGDVLIEGKRIVAVGARLQAPGAEIIDASGTIVMPGFVDTHHHQYQTALRSYLSDGLLSDDGLPHGEKNYLDYIHTRITPVFRPEDAYLAELVASLSQLDAGVTTVVDTSQVGHSRQHTDAVIRGLQDAGRRAVFVYSPGVGPQNIFPRDLPRIRSQYFSSTDQLLTLAMGGEVFDPAFRTYWALGRQNNLPIVTHLVGALGQETLVEQLDSERLLGPDLEFIHATRLSERSWRAIARAGVGISVAAPIEMTMRHGMPPLQAALDHGVQPSLSTDVECTMAADFFTQMRTVFTLQRALINERALNGEQNLPELLTCRDVIRFATVEGARVARLSHKIGSLTPGKEADILMLRADTLNVAPLNNVPGAVVTLMDRSNVDTVIVAGRIRKWKGALLDVNWPSLLRSLEASRDYLLRAAGVPRALF, from the coding sequence ATGTGCCAGAAGCTCTGTGGAAACCAGTCGACCCATGAGGGCGAGCCCGTGAAGGCCGAGCCGTCCCGACGCGACTTCCTCTCGGCGGGGGCGTCCGTGCTCGGCGCCGCGGCGATCTCCACGGCGGCCACGCCGGCGCGGGCGTCGTCCGCGCAGGGGGAGCAGACGCCGCCCCCCGAGACCGGTGCTCCGTCCCGGCGCTACCTGCTGCGGGGCGGCGCGGTGCTCAGCATGGATCCCCAGGTGGGCAACTTCGCCCAGGGGGACGTGCTCATCGAGGGCAAGCGGATCGTGGCGGTGGGGGCGCGCCTGCAGGCGCCCGGCGCGGAGATCATCGACGCCTCGGGCACCATCGTCATGCCGGGCTTCGTCGACACCCACCACCACCAGTACCAGACCGCGCTGCGCAGCTACCTGTCGGACGGCCTGCTGTCCGACGACGGGCTGCCCCACGGCGAGAAGAACTACCTCGACTACATCCACACCCGCATCACCCCGGTGTTCCGGCCGGAGGACGCCTACCTCGCCGAGCTCGTCGCGTCGCTCAGCCAGCTCGACGCGGGCGTGACCACGGTCGTGGACACGTCCCAGGTGGGTCACTCCCGACAGCACACCGACGCGGTCATCCGGGGGCTCCAGGACGCGGGTCGACGCGCGGTCTTCGTGTATTCACCCGGAGTGGGCCCCCAGAACATCTTCCCCCGGGATCTCCCGCGGATCCGGAGTCAGTACTTCTCCTCCACGGACCAGCTCTTGACCCTGGCCATGGGCGGCGAGGTGTTCGACCCCGCGTTCCGGACCTACTGGGCGCTCGGGCGCCAGAACAACCTGCCCATCGTGACGCACCTGGTTGGCGCGCTGGGTCAAGAGACGCTCGTGGAGCAGCTGGACAGCGAGCGCCTGCTGGGCCCGGACCTCGAGTTCATCCACGCCACGCGCCTCTCGGAGCGCTCCTGGCGGGCCATCGCCCGCGCGGGCGTGGGCATCTCGGTCGCCGCGCCCATCGAGATGACCATGCGGCACGGCATGCCGCCGCTCCAGGCCGCGCTCGACCATGGGGTCCAGCCCTCGCTGAGCACGGACGTGGAGTGCACCATGGCGGCGGACTTCTTCACCCAGATGCGCACGGTCTTCACGCTGCAGCGGGCGCTCATCAACGAGCGGGCGCTCAACGGCGAGCAGAACCTGCCCGAGCTGCTCACCTGCCGGGACGTCATCCGCTTCGCCACGGTGGAGGGGGCCCGCGTGGCCCGGCTGTCCCACAAGATTGGCTCGCTGACGCCGGGCAAGGAGGCCGACATCCTCATGCTGCGCGCGGACACCCTCAACGTGGCCCCGCTCAACAACGTGCCGGGGGCGGTCGTCACGCTGATGGACCGCAGCAACGTGGACACGGTCATCGTCGCGGGGCGGATCCGCAAGTGGAAGGGCGCGCTCCTGGACGTGAACTGGCCGAGCCTCCTGCGCTCGCTCGAGGCATCCCGGGATTACCTGCTCCGGGCCGCGGGCGTTCCGCGGGCGCTCTTCTAG
- a CDS encoding M12 family metallopeptidase, which translates to MANAVLGMVVGSSLVLGGCGADVTGDEAEAAESLALESSWVPADAPVRKGYTRNASGRPVQMSYTEVDGQAVVEGDILVGSVREVDALTREVEAGGARSGQSVAITGSKYRWTNALVPYTIDSGLASQSRVTDAIAHWQQKTRVRFVLRTSSNAASYPNYITFRTSTGCSSSVGMRGGQQFINLATGCNTGSTIHEIGHALGLWHEQSREDRNNHVTIRWENIEAGKEHNFDQHITDADDLIAYDFGSIMHYGATAFSKNGQPTIQTKGGQSIGQRTSLSATDISAVGKLYP; encoded by the coding sequence ATGGCGAACGCGGTTCTCGGAATGGTGGTGGGCTCCTCCCTGGTGCTCGGTGGATGTGGCGCCGACGTGACCGGAGACGAGGCGGAGGCCGCCGAGAGCCTGGCGCTGGAGAGCAGCTGGGTCCCCGCCGACGCCCCCGTGCGCAAGGGCTACACCCGGAACGCCTCGGGCCGGCCGGTTCAGATGTCGTACACGGAGGTGGATGGGCAGGCCGTGGTCGAGGGCGACATCCTCGTGGGCTCCGTGCGGGAGGTCGACGCGCTCACCCGTGAGGTGGAGGCGGGCGGCGCGCGCTCGGGGCAGAGCGTGGCCATCACGGGCTCCAAGTACCGGTGGACCAACGCGCTGGTGCCGTACACGATCGACTCGGGACTGGCCAGCCAGAGCCGGGTGACGGACGCCATCGCGCACTGGCAGCAGAAGACGCGCGTGCGCTTCGTGCTGCGCACCTCCAGCAACGCCGCGAGCTACCCCAACTACATCACCTTCCGCACCAGCACTGGCTGCAGCTCCTCGGTGGGCATGCGCGGCGGCCAGCAGTTCATCAACCTGGCCACCGGGTGCAACACGGGCAGCACCATCCACGAAATCGGTCACGCCCTGGGCCTGTGGCATGAGCAGAGCCGCGAGGACCGCAACAACCACGTCACCATCCGCTGGGAGAACATCGAGGCGGGCAAGGAGCACAACTTCGATCAGCACATCACCGACGCGGACGATCTGATCGCCTACGACTTCGGCTCCATCATGCACTACGGCGCCACGGCCTTCTCCAAGAACGGCCAGCCCACCATCCAGACCAAGGGCGGCCAGAGCATCGGGCAGCGCACGTCGCTGAGCGCCACGGACATCAGCGCCGTGGGCAAGCTCTACCCGTAA
- a CDS encoding SRPBCC family protein, with the protein MTPTDKTDPAQTATLSFDFDLHHPPEKVWRALTIPELLAEWLLPVAGLQLAPGTAFTFQAPPMPGWDGLVNCRLLESEAPRRISYTWVVGGMDTVVTFTLTPTASGTRLSLVHAGFKPDQKQNFGGARYGWKMMGGRLVELLPRIP; encoded by the coding sequence ATGACACCCACCGACAAGACCGATCCCGCGCAGACGGCGACCCTCTCGTTCGACTTCGATTTGCACCACCCCCCGGAGAAGGTGTGGCGCGCGCTCACCATCCCCGAGCTGCTCGCGGAGTGGCTGCTGCCCGTCGCCGGGCTCCAGCTCGCGCCGGGGACGGCCTTCACGTTCCAGGCGCCGCCCATGCCCGGGTGGGATGGCCTCGTGAACTGCCGGCTGCTCGAGTCCGAGGCGCCCAGGAGAATCAGCTACACGTGGGTCGTCGGCGGCATGGACACGGTCGTGACGTTCACGCTCACGCCCACGGCGTCGGGCACGCGCCTGTCGCTCGTGCACGCGGGCTTCAAGCCGGACCAGAAGCAGAACTTCGGCGGCGCGCGCTACGGCTGGAAGATGATGGGCGGAAGGCTCGTCGAGCTGCTCCCGCGCATTCCCTGA